A genomic segment from Candidatus Omnitrophota bacterium encodes:
- a CDS encoding radical SAM protein, producing the protein MATGPKILLVNLPWQKDGRWGVRAGSRWPHLKDASEGDYMPFPFFLAHASSLLKRNGFNAGILDCAAERMPESVFMENIRSMAPDILVAETSVPSFMDDMKALKNLACSGRTIILCGPNSLIYEESFLKDHSFIDYVLRAEYEFTLLELVQSRLTGRDMRKVKGLIYRDAGKIVKTPERGPFDVDLLPWPDRAGLPMEKYLDAPGEMPTPSVQMLASRGCPFGCNFCLWPQVMYRGRHYRARSVKDVVDEMEYLIREMKFKSVYFDDDTWNIGRDRILDFCKEIRKRGLHTTPWAIMARADLMDRELLKELKAAGLWAVKYGVESGAQSLVKRSNKNMRLKDSFRMITLTKALGIKVHLTFCFGLEGETKETIRDSIKQALILGPDSVQFSILTPFPGTALFNSLDNSGRILTRDWSKYDGHYHCVFKPDRLSLGDLEQAKARAYQVWGEYARRRMGFLTGLKRFLNYMRARGIVFAVSKALRYIKYRCEYARLSASRPGD; encoded by the coding sequence ATGGCAACGGGTCCTAAAATATTACTGGTTAATTTACCGTGGCAGAAAGACGGCAGATGGGGCGTGCGGGCAGGGTCGCGCTGGCCCCATTTAAAAGACGCATCGGAAGGCGATTATATGCCGTTTCCTTTTTTTCTTGCCCACGCTTCATCACTGCTTAAAAGAAATGGTTTTAATGCCGGTATTCTTGACTGCGCGGCTGAACGTATGCCCGAATCTGTGTTTATGGAAAATATCAGGTCAATGGCACCTGATATTTTGGTTGCCGAAACATCCGTTCCGTCGTTTATGGATGATATGAAGGCGCTCAAAAACCTTGCTTGCTCGGGAAGGACAATAATACTATGCGGGCCCAATTCCTTAATATATGAAGAGTCTTTTTTAAAAGACCATTCTTTTATTGATTATGTCTTGCGCGCGGAATACGAATTTACTTTGCTTGAACTTGTCCAGAGCCGCTTGACCGGAAGAGATATGCGTAAAGTAAAAGGGCTTATATACAGGGATGCCGGCAAAATAGTTAAGACGCCGGAAAGGGGCCCGTTTGACGTGGACCTCTTGCCCTGGCCGGACAGGGCAGGGCTGCCAATGGAAAAATATCTGGACGCCCCAGGGGAAATGCCTACTCCGAGCGTTCAGATGCTGGCATCCCGGGGATGCCCTTTTGGCTGTAACTTCTGCCTTTGGCCCCAGGTGATGTATAGAGGCAGGCACTACAGGGCAAGGTCGGTCAAGGACGTGGTTGATGAAATGGAATATCTTATAAGGGAGATGAAATTTAAATCAGTATATTTTGATGATGATACATGGAATATCGGACGCGACAGGATATTGGATTTTTGCAAAGAGATAAGAAAAAGAGGTCTGCATACAACACCTTGGGCCATTATGGCAAGGGCTGATTTAATGGACAGAGAGCTGTTGAAGGAACTCAAAGCCGCCGGCCTATGGGCAGTGAAATACGGGGTTGAGTCCGGCGCCCAGTCCCTGGTAAAAAGATCAAACAAAAATATGAGATTAAAAGACAGCTTTCGCATGATTACCTTAACAAAGGCCTTGGGCATAAAAGTCCACCTGACATTTTGCTTTGGATTGGAGGGAGAGACCAAAGAGACTATACGCGATAGCATAAAACAGGCGCTTATCTTGGGGCCTGATTCTGTCCAGTTTTCCATATTGACCCCTTTTCCGGGGACAGCATTATTTAATTCGCTGGATAATTCTGGCAGGATACTTACCAGGGACTGGTCTAAGTATGACGGCCATTACCATTGTGTCTTTAAGCCCGACAGGCTTAGCCTCGGAGACCTTGAACAGGCAAAGGCGCGGGCTTATCAGGTATGGGGGGAATACGCCAGAAGGAGAATGGGTTTTTTAACAGGGCTTAAACGCTTTTTGAACTATATGCGCGCCAGGGGTATTGTTTTTGCCGTTTCTAAGGCCCTCCGATATATAAAATATCGCTGTGAATATGCCAGACTTAGCGCGTCGCGGCCAGGCGATTAA
- a CDS encoding ABC transporter permease codes for MFVQRMKKAYSLRETLLSLALRDFKSQYSGSRLHIWWAVINPLLLAISINLIFTKAYKIDTPNYTFFVLSGIIPWMFFSNSVLASVNSFGSHASILKQGILLPEFIPLSAVLSAFFTFLIGLFSLLPLFIVFKIKVLMAAPLLFVAVFLQLIFTAGLGMIFAGWNAFSKDAPHFFFITLTIWFWITPVFYNLDMLPYPYRFIGLLNPMTHFIALYNRILFEARPPSIGCLGTVFIIALLCFLSGYLFFLRKEKEILKRV; via the coding sequence ATGTTCGTCCAAAGGATGAAAAAAGCCTATAGCCTAAGAGAGACGCTTTTAAGCCTTGCTTTAAGAGATTTTAAATCGCAGTATTCAGGCTCAAGGCTTCATATATGGTGGGCGGTAATCAATCCATTGCTTTTGGCAATAAGCATTAATCTGATTTTTACAAAGGCCTATAAGATAGATACCCCGAATTACACGTTTTTTGTGCTTTCCGGCATAATACCGTGGATGTTTTTTTCCAATTCTGTGCTGGCATCCGTGAATTCGTTCGGCAGTCACGCTTCAATATTAAAACAGGGTATATTGCTTCCGGAATTTATACCGTTATCAGCCGTCCTATCGGCTTTTTTCACTTTTTTAATAGGCCTTTTTTCGCTCTTGCCGTTATTTATTGTATTTAAAATAAAGGTGTTAATGGCCGCGCCTTTATTGTTTGTAGCAGTGTTTTTACAGTTGATTTTTACCGCCGGGCTTGGCATGATCTTCGCGGGCTGGAACGCGTTTTCAAAAGATGCCCCCCATTTCTTTTTTATAACGCTTACAATATGGTTTTGGATAACACCCGTATTCTATAATCTTGATATGCTGCCATATCCTTACCGTTTTATAGGATTGCTCAATCCGATGACACATTTTATCGCCCTGTATAACCGGATATTGTTTGAGGCAAGGCCCCCGTCCATAGGCTGTCTGGGGACTGTTTTTATCATAGCATTATTGTGTTTTTTGTCCGGATATCTATTTTTTTTGCGCAAAGAAAAAGAGATCTTAAAGAGGGTTTAG
- a CDS encoding ABC transporter ATP-binding protein, with amino-acid sequence MKPIEFEGVWEKYNIQFMQDNKVSWEEIWALKDINLGVEKGEVLGIIGDNGAGKTTMLKLAAGKLVPDRGHVRVNGKVSVLMDLGAGFNPEFTGRQNLAINARVYGLDSGTLTRRMDEMIDFSGLGKFIDAPIKYYSQGMYMRLAFALAIFVEPQILLIDDILSVGDQEAQEKCVKKVFELKQKGMTIVVVSHDMNMIDKLCTRLVLLENGSIVQEGGPGRVTSYYMETVGDREGIAAIETDNIRLIFNNGNMHLRYKGYAVTKASGFYFSCRYHGQDKEILSFNLSWEIVSACPGKIIARGSLPNGVVLQEWTVELGKACLDWSVKVAGKDPKQLRADCMFIPQYNLWHSLDEQGDFPDFIHKSGWHDLSLDNTQEAAAGIFGESQGAVLPGIIAEQAFVSWQQVRFFNTGYQQEARVLQIFSAGSDTFSAKLSFIPDKSEFLEYLRVLKEKRDDSLALKLRQELLNRSISKDNLKLVVDP; translated from the coding sequence ATGAAACCTATTGAATTTGAAGGGGTCTGGGAAAAGTATAATATCCAATTTATGCAGGATAATAAGGTCTCCTGGGAAGAGATATGGGCCCTGAAGGATATCAATCTCGGCGTGGAGAAAGGAGAGGTATTAGGCATAATCGGGGATAACGGGGCGGGAAAAACGACTATGCTAAAACTCGCGGCCGGCAAGCTGGTGCCGGACAGGGGCCATGTCCGCGTTAACGGAAAGGTATCTGTTTTGATGGATTTGGGCGCCGGTTTTAACCCTGAATTTACCGGCAGGCAGAATCTTGCCATAAACGCGCGGGTCTATGGCCTGGATTCCGGTACGCTTACCAGGCGCATGGACGAGATGATAGATTTTTCCGGCCTGGGGAAGTTTATTGATGCTCCTATTAAATACTATTCTCAAGGCATGTATATGCGCTTGGCATTCGCGCTGGCTATTTTCGTAGAACCGCAGATATTGTTGATTGACGATATTCTTTCCGTAGGCGATCAGGAAGCGCAGGAAAAATGCGTTAAAAAGGTGTTTGAGCTCAAGCAAAAAGGCATGACAATAGTTGTTGTAAGCCATGATATGAATATGATAGATAAATTATGCACGCGCCTTGTCTTGCTGGAGAACGGTTCAATAGTCCAGGAGGGCGGCCCCGGCAGGGTGACATCTTATTATATGGAGACTGTCGGCGACAGGGAGGGTATCGCCGCTATAGAAACAGATAATATCAGGCTGATATTTAATAACGGTAATATGCATTTAAGGTATAAAGGATATGCCGTGACAAAGGCTTCAGGTTTTTATTTTTCATGCAGGTATCACGGCCAGGATAAAGAGATATTATCTTTTAATCTATCGTGGGAAATAGTCAGCGCCTGCCCGGGGAAAATTATTGCCCGCGGCAGTTTGCCTAATGGAGTAGTTTTGCAGGAATGGACGGTTGAATTAGGCAAGGCATGCCTTGACTGGTCGGTAAAGGTTGCGGGAAAAGACCCGAAACAGTTAAGGGCTGATTGTATGTTTATTCCGCAATATAACCTTTGGCATTCGCTTGATGAGCAGGGAGATTTTCCCGATTTTATCCATAAATCCGGATGGCATGATTTAAGTTTGGACAATACGCAGGAAGCGGCGGCCGGTATTTTTGGCGAATCGCAAGGCGCCGTATTGCCCGGTATTATAGCGGAGCAAGCCTTTGTCAGCTGGCAACAGGTCAGATTTTTTAACACAGGTTATCAACAGGAAGCGCGCGTTCTTCAAATATTCTCGGCAGGGTCCGATACGTTCTCGGCAAAATTAAGTTTTATACCGGATAAAAGTGAATTTTTAGAATATCTGCGCGTGCTTAAGGAAAAGCGTGATGACAGCCTCGCCCTCAAGCTCCGGCAGGAACTCTTAAACCGCAGTATATCAAAAGACAACTTAAAGCTTGTAGTTGACCC
- a CDS encoding SDR family NAD(P)-dependent oxidoreductase: MNILITGGAGFIGSHLCDRFLNLRHRVVCVDNMLTGSPKNLDSARETGGEFIFINANVNRRSEIEGVFKSYNIDAVYHYAAVVGVRRTQERPFSVLEDIDGIKNIMDLSLRHNVKKIIYASSSEVYGEPVEIPTHEKSCINPSLTYAAVKLIGERFCRAYYEKYGLRTCSLRFFNVYGPRQNASPYGFVVGILIKRALAGEDIAIYGDGSQTRDFTFIADVVNSSEKALFAKACDGEVINIGTGVRTSILSLARAIIEVTGSKANIRFTPKRLNDVLNRCAEINKMSRVLGYAPEFNLSRGLDESVQWYRTCGHSYFKNERTH, translated from the coding sequence ATGAATATTCTGATAACAGGCGGGGCCGGTTTTATCGGTTCACATTTATGCGACAGGTTTTTGAATCTGCGCCACAGGGTGGTATGCGTAGATAATATGTTGACAGGCAGTCCTAAAAATCTTGATTCAGCGCGCGAAACAGGCGGAGAATTTATTTTTATAAACGCGAACGTGAACAGGCGCAGTGAGATTGAGGGCGTGTTTAAATCGTATAATATAGACGCGGTTTATCACTATGCCGCCGTAGTAGGGGTAAGGAGGACCCAGGAGAGGCCTTTCAGTGTTCTTGAGGATATTGACGGTATCAAAAATATCATGGATTTATCGTTAAGGCACAATGTCAAAAAAATTATTTACGCTTCATCATCGGAAGTTTATGGCGAGCCGGTGGAAATACCTACCCATGAAAAAAGCTGTATAAATCCGAGCCTGACATACGCGGCCGTCAAATTAATAGGAGAGAGGTTTTGCAGGGCTTATTATGAAAAATACGGTTTAAGGACTTGTTCGTTGAGGTTTTTTAATGTGTATGGCCCCAGGCAAAATGCCTCGCCTTACGGCTTTGTTGTCGGGATATTGATTAAGCGCGCGCTGGCCGGGGAGGACATAGCAATATACGGTGACGGAAGCCAGACAAGGGATTTTACTTTTATCGCGGACGTGGTAAACAGTTCGGAGAAGGCTTTATTCGCTAAAGCCTGCGACGGGGAAGTGATAAACATCGGCACAGGCGTCAGGACTTCAATATTGTCGCTGGCGCGGGCCATAATAGAGGTTACCGGCAGCAAGGCAAATATCAGGTTTACGCCCAAACGCTTAAACGATGTGTTGAACAGGTGCGCCGAGATAAACAAAATGTCAAGGGTTTTAGGCTATGCCCCTGAATTCAATCTTAGCCGGGGGCTTGATGAGTCCGTGCAATGGTATAGAACTTGCGGGCATTCTTATTTTAAAAACGAAAGGACACATTGA
- a CDS encoding radical SAM protein encodes MSFLRDRFSFKENKRRLLNIRGIVNGAAAFKGPDVVQIDLTDKCRSHCIACWLHSPLHAKQASADFKDLDFTAAESLIKDAALYGAKEIIISGGGEPFLHPRIWDVLELIEKMGLCFRINTSLNECGRNDINRIASFKKMASITVSIWAANGDLYARLHGRSKEDFQKTKENLAVFNSLKSPGTCSSLFCLITNLNYKSTREMRELASVTKSDGIEFGLPDIMPGVTDSLLLNRGQLDVLYDDFSRLCREKKHKARIINKDVFAARILNPGAEKGEYDSPAAVTRCFAGWVFLRVRANGDYNSCLKSHRMPIGNAYNESIYSVWNNALQQRFRRQSLKVPKDAGYFSYIGNAPETDTGCKRACDNILVNRGFYRFTRPCFGLCAGNCYEKN; translated from the coding sequence ATGAGCTTTTTACGCGACAGGTTTTCGTTTAAGGAAAACAAAAGGCGTCTGCTCAATATAAGGGGTATCGTAAACGGCGCAGCAGCTTTTAAGGGGCCTGATGTCGTGCAGATTGACCTGACGGACAAATGTCGCAGTCATTGTATAGCCTGCTGGCTGCACTCTCCCCTGCACGCTAAACAGGCCAGCGCGGATTTTAAAGACTTGGATTTTACGGCCGCGGAATCGCTTATAAAAGACGCTGCTTTATACGGAGCAAAAGAGATAATAATATCTGGCGGCGGCGAACCCTTTTTGCATCCTCGGATATGGGATGTTCTGGAGCTGATTGAAAAAATGGGGCTGTGTTTTAGAATAAACACAAGCCTTAACGAGTGCGGCAGAAACGACATAAACAGAATAGCGTCTTTTAAAAAGATGGCTTCTATCACGGTAAGCATCTGGGCCGCGAACGGCGACTTATACGCGCGGCTCCATGGCAGAAGCAAAGAGGATTTTCAAAAGACGAAGGAGAATCTGGCGGTATTTAACAGTCTCAAAAGCCCGGGGACATGCTCGTCTTTGTTCTGCCTTATTACTAATTTAAATTATAAATCTACACGGGAAATGAGAGAACTGGCCTCTGTCACAAAAAGCGACGGTATAGAGTTTGGCCTGCCGGACATTATGCCCGGGGTTACGGACAGCCTGCTTCTTAATAGAGGCCAGTTAGATGTTCTTTATGATGATTTTTCGCGGCTCTGCCGTGAAAAAAAACACAAGGCGCGCATAATAAACAAGGATGTTTTTGCCGCGAGGATATTAAATCCGGGCGCCGAGAAGGGTGAATATGACAGCCCTGCCGCCGTTACGCGTTGTTTCGCGGGATGGGTATTTTTGAGGGTCAGGGCGAATGGAGATTATAATTCATGCCTGAAATCCCATCGCATGCCGATAGGCAACGCTTATAATGAAAGTATTTATTCTGTTTGGAATAATGCCCTTCAGCAGAGATTCAGGCGCCAGTCTTTAAAAGTCCCAAAGGATGCGGGATATTTTTCCTATATTGGTAATGCGCCTGAAACGGATACGGGGTGCAAACGCGCCTGCGATAATATACTGGTAAACAGAGGTTTTTATAGGTTTACGCGGCCCTGTTTTGGGCTTTGTGCCGGAAACTGTTATGAAAAAAATTAA
- a CDS encoding glycosyltransferase family 39 protein, which produces MMRKKMSLTILAVILAAQALVNLQVIYKAKVLRVCDEAHYLEGGLHIYRVIFDNYDGKRVGDMIKDAVKIRRRFLSRPPAFFIFQAMAWKLVSFFDVCDEKAVIWLVSTLFLLILSFGCYGIGSLLCGRTAGLMAALLTVSSPIIFQYSRTMMTDLPLTALTCLSVYLLIRTDYFRSFFFSLCLGLLLSIAQLTRETFALYVLFPLLYYIYRSFMNRPDRRRACRNILMCFAVAFLTVFFVYFNSIELLRYYCRLSQLPPPYSSSMFFYINKFPALLGYPVFVFTIPFFIQSIINIKNTDKMLLLWFLVPLAVISFLPNRFLRFAMPVLPAYFLMVSHGLFTSRINSLFKRLCAAVILCLSLLQFAAINYNFAYPAWLHSPMAFGIRNMFRTDKYYTVNKDLLEVFKREEVKPGRKKRVLCLFGLPQIFYPLEYKFVMKRMPFELDCCIMADGVDAREPGTYDWDRLVAGADYLIDKNSGPIGSRGSREDIRSCFEKALIAHEKLFEVIARVKVPEDGSEVVIYRKK; this is translated from the coding sequence ATGATGCGTAAAAAAATGTCATTAACCATACTTGCCGTCATATTGGCCGCCCAGGCGCTGGTTAATTTACAGGTTATTTATAAAGCAAAGGTGTTAAGGGTTTGTGACGAGGCCCATTATCTTGAAGGGGGACTGCATATTTATCGTGTTATATTTGACAATTATGACGGAAAGCGCGTGGGGGATATGATAAAAGACGCCGTAAAGATACGGAGACGTTTTCTGTCCAGGCCGCCGGCTTTTTTTATATTTCAGGCAATGGCATGGAAACTGGTATCGTTTTTTGACGTTTGTGATGAAAAGGCCGTCATATGGCTGGTCAGTACGCTGTTTTTGCTTATTCTGTCTTTTGGCTGTTATGGCATCGGTTCATTGCTCTGCGGCAGGACGGCAGGGCTTATGGCAGCTTTATTGACGGTATCTTCACCGATTATCTTTCAATATTCCCGCACGATGATGACAGACCTTCCCTTAACCGCGTTGACGTGTTTAAGCGTGTATTTATTGATACGGACAGATTATTTTAGGTCATTTTTTTTCAGTCTATGCCTTGGCCTGCTTCTGTCAATCGCCCAGCTGACAAGAGAGACATTCGCCTTATATGTGCTGTTTCCCCTGTTGTATTATATATACAGGTCTTTTATGAACAGGCCTGACCGTCGGCGCGCTTGCCGTAATATACTAATGTGCTTTGCGGTAGCGTTCTTAACGGTATTTTTCGTGTATTTTAATTCAATTGAATTGCTTCGTTATTATTGCCGGTTGTCCCAGCTTCCCCCTCCATATTCCAGTTCAATGTTTTTTTATATCAACAAATTCCCCGCTCTTCTGGGTTATCCGGTGTTTGTCTTTACGATACCGTTTTTTATCCAATCAATTATTAATATAAAGAATACGGACAAAATGCTTTTGTTATGGTTTCTTGTTCCCCTGGCAGTCATTTCGTTTCTTCCCAACCGGTTTTTAAGATTCGCCATGCCGGTTCTTCCCGCCTATTTTTTAATGGTAAGCCATGGATTATTTACAAGCCGTATTAATAGTTTATTCAAGAGGCTGTGCGCGGCAGTAATATTGTGCCTGTCTTTGCTGCAATTTGCCGCCATAAATTATAATTTCGCGTATCCTGCCTGGCTTCACAGCCCCATGGCATTCGGCATCAGGAACATGTTCAGGACGGATAAATATTATACGGTTAATAAAGACCTGTTGGAAGTTTTCAAAAGAGAAGAGGTAAAACCCGGCCGCAAGAAAAGGGTATTGTGCCTGTTCGGCCTGCCGCAGATTTTTTATCCGCTTGAGTATAAATTTGTTATGAAAAGGATGCCGTTTGAGCTGGATTGCTGTATTATGGCCGATGGAGTTGATGCCCGTGAACCGGGTACTTATGACTGGGATAGGCTGGTTGCGGGAGCGGATTATCTTATTGACAAGAATTCCGGACCGATAGGCTCACGCGGCAGCAGGGAAGACATAAGGAGCTGTTTTGAAAAAGCCCTTATAGCGCATGAAAAACTTTTTGAAGTGATTGCCCGCGTCAAAGTGCCTGAAGACGGTTCCGAGGTAGTTATTTACAGAAAGAAGTAA
- a CDS encoding glycosyltransferase family 2 protein yields MESIVAVVPAHNEQARIGRVIESALDFVQKVVVVDDHSCDDTPVIAKNKGASVIKLECNKGAGFATRTGCDYAVNNGADIIVTMDADGQHDPADIPRLLKPILENRAQIVFGMRPRDNRMPIGKRAGNAFLSFIARALFASDIIDTQTGFHAFRADCYDSLRWESAGYGIVTEIAYKTIRHKLRYEQVFVKTIYNDKKNGMRKRDGLKAIWMMLKWKAGRA; encoded by the coding sequence ATGGAGAGCATTGTAGCGGTTGTGCCGGCGCACAACGAGCAGGCCAGGATAGGCAGGGTAATAGAGAGCGCTCTGGATTTTGTCCAGAAGGTTGTAGTTGTTGACGACCATTCTTGCGACGACACGCCTGTGATAGCAAAAAACAAAGGCGCCAGCGTCATAAAACTTGAATGTAACAAAGGCGCCGGCTTTGCTACGCGGACCGGCTGTGATTATGCCGTCAACAACGGGGCGGACATTATTGTGACCATGGATGCCGACGGCCAGCATGATCCGGCTGATATACCAAGACTGCTTAAGCCCATATTGGAAAATAGGGCGCAGATAGTATTCGGTATGCGTCCGAGAGACAACAGGATGCCTATCGGAAAAAGAGCGGGCAATGCTTTTTTATCTTTTATTGCCAGGGCATTATTCGCTTCGGACATAATTGACACACAGACGGGTTTCCACGCCTTCAGGGCTGATTGTTATGACAGCCTGCGGTGGGAATCGGCAGGGTATGGAATTGTCACCGAAATAGCCTATAAGACCATAAGGCATAAGTTACGATATGAACAGGTTTTTGTCAAAACGATATACAATGACAAAAAAAACGGCATGCGTAAACGGGACGGATTGAAAGCCATATGGATGATGCTCAAATGGAAAGCTGGCCGGGCTTAA
- a CDS encoding glycosyltransferase family 4 protein, which translates to MNILMIGPHDIHSASEPWTTRIKNLACQLAKKGHVVKLVYFPLDNNNAGKRFQENGYEAISLSRRLGSLVFLKNTAQITRLAGWADVVHFQKCYYYASLPALIGAWIKNKPAHYDWDDWETKIFYYSNPRKRVLGGFIHMLEKLMPLAVDTVSVSSRRLKELCLKAAVREDDIFPAPVGADINQFKPCPDQSHGIKTRYNTGRYLVLYIGQLHGGQYAELFIKAAGLILKKTKEVTFMIIGDGYRSVELKELASAQGLGRHMIFTGSLPHEIVPSYINSADICVACFEDNDITRCKSPLKIAEYLACGKAIVASNVGEVGNMIKDAGLLVKPGDCSALADGILKLVNDGGLRQALSSRARARAVEKYNWDFTASSLLSAYNKYLER; encoded by the coding sequence ATGAATATACTTATGATAGGCCCGCATGACATCCATTCCGCTTCCGAACCATGGACTACGCGTATAAAAAATTTGGCATGTCAGCTTGCAAAAAAGGGCCATGTTGTTAAGCTTGTTTATTTTCCGCTTGACAATAATAACGCGGGTAAACGATTTCAAGAAAACGGCTATGAGGCCATATCTTTAAGCCGGCGCCTCGGCAGTCTTGTTTTTTTAAAAAACACTGCCCAGATAACAAGGCTGGCCGGCTGGGCGGATGTGGTGCATTTTCAGAAATGCTATTATTACGCGTCACTTCCGGCCCTGATAGGGGCCTGGATTAAAAACAAGCCCGCGCACTATGATTGGGATGACTGGGAGACCAAGATATTTTATTATTCAAACCCCAGGAAGCGTGTTTTAGGCGGGTTTATTCACATGCTTGAAAAACTAATGCCTCTGGCCGTGGACACGGTATCGGTGTCAAGCAGGCGGCTTAAAGAACTCTGCCTTAAAGCGGCGGTCAGAGAGGATGATATCTTCCCCGCGCCTGTCGGGGCAGATATAAATCAATTCAAGCCGTGCCCGGACCAATCCCACGGCATCAAAACGCGTTACAATACAGGTCGTTATCTTGTATTATATATCGGACAACTGCATGGAGGCCAATATGCCGAGCTTTTTATAAAGGCCGCCGGGCTTATACTCAAAAAAACAAAAGAGGTAACGTTTATGATCATAGGCGATGGCTATAGGTCGGTGGAATTAAAGGAACTGGCCTCCGCCCAGGGCTTGGGCCGGCATATGATATTTACGGGGTCTCTGCCCCACGAGATTGTGCCTTCTTATATTAATTCAGCGGATATCTGCGTAGCTTGTTTTGAAGATAATGATATAACCCGGTGTAAAAGCCCTTTAAAAATAGCGGAGTATCTGGCCTGCGGCAAGGCGATTGTGGCAAGCAATGTCGGAGAAGTGGGCAATATGATAAAAGACGCCGGACTTCTGGTAAAGCCGGGTGATTGTTCGGCCCTGGCGGATGGCATATTGAAGCTGGTCAATGACGGAGGATTGAGGCAGGCCCTATCTTCCAGGGCAAGGGCAAGAGCGGTTGAAAAATACAACTGGGATTTTACCGCGTCTTCTTTATTGTCCGCGTATAACAAATATTTGGAGAGGTGA
- a CDS encoding glycosyltransferase family 4 protein — protein sequence MRVIFVTREGYRQAGARIRCYNLARQLRLAGFETKVFSFADDLGARDGEQEYGMSLSEKIGYNIRAFRRLAREGGRNIFFIQRLNYHVLAPIMASVMNRNKIIFDCDDWNIRENPRYYWIFPSSKMEYFTRRMAGYADACIAASFYLKKYLRPFSRRIYYLPTGVDTRLFTPVGSNEKGRIVFFWAGTVFHKDMFDNIRFMLSCFSELKKERADIYLKIAGCGSYYEQIRKDALYLNCADRIEFCGWVQPDDMPAALSQVDICLLPLIQNSRFNAAKSPTKLFEYMAMGKPVIASATGEACRILSDGKTGFLASGKDEFAHYMRLLCRDNVLRRELGCRARQAVLLDYSLEVMGGKLAKIINDI from the coding sequence ATGAGAGTAATATTTGTTACAAGAGAAGGTTATCGGCAGGCCGGGGCAAGGATAAGATGCTATAATCTGGCAAGGCAGTTACGCCTGGCAGGCTTTGAGACGAAGGTATTTTCTTTTGCGGATGACCTTGGCGCTCGTGATGGAGAGCAAGAATACGGCATGTCTTTGTCCGAAAAAATAGGATATAATATCCGGGCATTCCGTCGTCTGGCGCGCGAAGGAGGGCGAAATATTTTTTTTATTCAAAGGCTGAATTACCATGTTTTGGCGCCGATCATGGCCTCTGTCATGAACAGGAATAAGATTATATTTGATTGTGATGACTGGAATATCAGGGAAAATCCGAGGTATTATTGGATATTCCCTTCTTCCAAAATGGAATATTTTACCAGAAGGATGGCCGGATATGCCGATGCCTGCATTGCCGCGAGTTTTTACCTTAAGAAATATTTGCGGCCTTTCAGCAGGCGTATCTATTATTTGCCGACAGGCGTTGATACCCGTTTGTTTACCCCTGTCGGGAGTAACGAGAAAGGCAGGATAGTGTTTTTTTGGGCAGGGACCGTTTTCCACAAGGACATGTTTGATAATATCAGGTTTATGCTTTCTTGTTTTTCAGAGCTTAAAAAAGAACGCGCGGATATTTATCTTAAAATAGCCGGCTGTGGTAGTTATTATGAACAGATCAGAAAGGACGCCCTTTATTTAAACTGCGCTGACAGGATTGAATTTTGCGGCTGGGTCCAGCCCGATGATATGCCTGCCGCGCTGTCCCAGGTTGATATCTGCCTGTTGCCTCTTATCCAGAACAGCCGTTTTAACGCCGCAAAAAGCCCGACAAAATTATTTGAGTACATGGCAATGGGCAAACCCGTTATAGCCAGCGCCACGGGCGAGGCCTGCCGTATATTGTCCGACGGCAAAACGGGATTTTTGGCTTCGGGTAAAGATGAGTTTGCCCATTATATGCGCTTATTGTGCCGTGACAATGTGTTAAGGCGGGAATTGGGCTGCCGGGCCAGGCAGGCGGTATTGCTTGATTACAGTTTAGAAGTTATGGGCGGCAAATTGGCAAAAATAATAAATGACATATAG